Proteins encoded by one window of Enterococcus faecalis:
- the efp gene encoding elongation factor P, producing MIAASDLKAGMTFEQDGKLIKVMEASHHKPGKGNTVMRMKLKDVRTGSTTDTTMRPDEKVKKAHIDTKPVQYLYSQDDMAIFMDLETYEQYEVPTALIEEELKYLLENMEVKIQFYGEEVIGLTLPTTVILRVAETQPSIKGATVTGSGKPATMETGLVVNVPDFVEADELLEINTAEGTYLKRAK from the coding sequence ATGATTGCAGCAAGCGATTTAAAAGCCGGTATGACTTTTGAGCAAGACGGCAAATTAATTAAAGTAATGGAAGCTAGCCACCACAAACCAGGTAAAGGTAACACGGTTATGCGTATGAAATTAAAAGATGTTCGTACGGGTTCAACAACAGATACAACAATGCGCCCAGATGAAAAAGTGAAAAAAGCGCACATCGATACAAAACCGGTTCAATATTTATACAGCCAAGATGATATGGCTATTTTCATGGATTTAGAAACATATGAACAATATGAAGTACCAACTGCTTTAATTGAAGAAGAACTAAAATATTTATTAGAAAATATGGAAGTAAAAATTCAATTTTATGGTGAAGAAGTCATTGGTTTAACTTTACCAACAACGGTAATCTTACGTGTTGCTGAAACACAACCTTCAATCAAAGGCGCAACAGTAACTGGTTCTGGTAAACCCGCTACAATGGAAACAGGATTAGTTGTTAACGTTCCAGATTTTGTTGAAGCAGACGAATTATTAGAAATCAATACTGCGGAAGGTACGTATTTAAAACGTGCTAAATAA
- a CDS encoding cation:proton antiporter: MEFLGILCLILITTTLAGVACKRVGIPAVIGQLLVGIVLGPAMLNIVHQDVFVHDFSEIGVIMLMFIAGMECELELLKKYAKPSVMVAILGIVLPVGFTMLIGQLFAFSWKEAFFLGLVLAATSVSISVEVLRELNVLSSKEGATILGASVVDDIVVVIILSVAVGMIGASTGGNTEVSFIVKLIEQGLFFIGIFFLVRFIAPYLLRLSQKMNIGSSVIIMSLIICLGMAYLADLVGLSSVVGAFFAGIAVGQTDAKTEIDFNIEAIGYAVFIPVFFASIGLSVTFNTLGKDLPFILVMTIMAILTKLLGGAWGAKMVGFSNTSSLMVGAGMVSRGEMALIIAQIGYQSKLLSEAYYTSMIVVIILTTLVAPFLLKYFVKKQESALQ; the protein is encoded by the coding sequence ATGGAATTTTTAGGTATTTTATGTTTGATTTTAATTACAACGACTTTAGCAGGTGTTGCTTGTAAAAGAGTAGGAATTCCTGCAGTAATTGGGCAATTGCTAGTAGGGATTGTGTTAGGTCCAGCGATGTTAAATATTGTGCATCAAGATGTGTTTGTGCATGACTTTTCAGAAATTGGTGTCATTATGCTGATGTTTATTGCTGGAATGGAATGTGAATTGGAATTATTGAAAAAATATGCGAAACCTAGTGTCATGGTCGCTATTTTGGGCATCGTTTTACCGGTTGGTTTTACTATGTTGATTGGTCAGCTGTTTGCTTTTTCTTGGAAAGAAGCTTTTTTCCTTGGGTTAGTTTTAGCAGCAACGTCGGTCAGCATTTCAGTAGAAGTATTAAGAGAGTTGAATGTTTTAAGTAGTAAAGAAGGTGCAACGATTCTTGGGGCTTCCGTCGTTGACGATATCGTGGTCGTGATTATTTTAAGTGTCGCTGTCGGCATGATTGGTGCAAGTACAGGCGGCAATACAGAAGTCAGCTTTATTGTTAAGTTAATTGAACAAGGCTTATTCTTTATTGGGATTTTCTTTTTGGTCCGCTTTATCGCTCCCTATTTACTACGTTTAAGTCAAAAAATGAACATTGGGTCGTCTGTGATTATCATGTCATTGATTATCTGTTTGGGCATGGCTTATTTGGCTGATTTAGTTGGTTTAAGTTCTGTCGTAGGTGCCTTTTTTGCAGGGATTGCTGTGGGACAAACGGATGCAAAAACAGAAATTGATTTTAATATTGAAGCTATTGGCTATGCCGTGTTTATTCCCGTCTTCTTTGCCAGCATTGGCTTATCAGTGACATTTAACACGTTAGGAAAGGATTTACCTTTTATTTTGGTAATGACGATTATGGCGATTTTAACGAAATTACTGGGCGGCGCCTGGGGAGCGAAAATGGTTGGTTTCTCCAATACAAGTTCTTTAATGGTCGGTGCTGGGATGGTTTCGCGTGGGGAAATGGCATTAATCATTGCGCAAATTGGTTACCAATCTAAATTACTTTCAGAAGCGTATTATACGAGCATGATTGTGGTAATTATCTTAACGACCTTAGTTGCACCTTTCTTATTGAAATACTTTGTTAAAAAACAAGAATCTGCGTTGCAATAA
- a CDS encoding cystathionine gamma-synthase yields the protein MKFNTKLIHGGISKDTTTGAVSVPIYQTSTFEQNGVGQPKEYEYSRSGNPTRHALETLIAELEGGSHGFAFSSGLAGIHAIISMFGPEDHILLGDDVYGGSFRLLDKVFVANGLSYTIVNASDLSTIEAAIQPNTKALFLETPSNPLLKITDIEAAAKLAKKHQLLTIVDNTFATPYFQRPLALGADIVVHSGTKYLGGHSDVVSGLVVTNHPESAEKIAFLQNAIGAVLGPHDSWLVQRSLKTLGVRMAAHAQNAQKIAEFLEAHPAVATVYYPGLASHPGHEIAQKQMSGFSGMISFELAKDEQVVPFVEALEIFTLAESLGGVESLIEVPAIMTHASIPKENREAVGIKDGLIRLSVGIEAVEDLLADLEKGLQA from the coding sequence ATGAAATTCAATACCAAATTAATTCATGGCGGCATTAGCAAAGACACAACAACAGGTGCAGTGAGTGTTCCTATTTATCAAACGTCAACCTTTGAACAAAATGGCGTGGGCCAGCCAAAAGAATATGAATATTCTCGTTCAGGTAATCCCACACGTCACGCGTTAGAAACCTTAATCGCTGAGTTAGAAGGTGGGAGCCATGGCTTTGCGTTTAGCTCAGGCTTAGCTGGTATTCATGCAATCATTTCTATGTTTGGACCCGAAGATCATATTTTATTAGGTGACGATGTCTATGGGGGGAGTTTCCGTTTATTGGACAAAGTATTTGTAGCAAATGGGTTAAGCTACACGATTGTAAACGCCAGCGACTTATCAACAATTGAAGCCGCAATTCAGCCAAATACAAAAGCCTTGTTTTTGGAAACACCAAGTAATCCACTGTTAAAAATTACAGATATTGAAGCGGCGGCTAAGCTTGCTAAAAAACATCAGTTGTTAACTATTGTCGATAATACGTTTGCGACGCCTTATTTTCAACGGCCGTTAGCGTTAGGTGCTGATATTGTGGTTCACAGCGGGACAAAATATTTAGGGGGCCATAGTGATGTAGTCTCTGGTTTAGTCGTAACGAATCACCCAGAAAGCGCAGAAAAAATTGCCTTTTTACAAAATGCGATTGGTGCTGTTCTAGGACCACATGATAGTTGGCTGGTCCAACGTAGTTTAAAAACATTAGGCGTCCGGATGGCAGCGCACGCCCAAAATGCTCAAAAAATTGCAGAATTTTTAGAAGCGCATCCAGCGGTAGCAACGGTGTATTATCCAGGACTAGCGAGTCATCCTGGTCACGAAATTGCGCAAAAACAGATGTCGGGATTTAGTGGCATGATTTCTTTTGAATTAGCCAAGGATGAGCAAGTCGTTCCTTTCGTAGAAGCGTTGGAAATTTTTACTTTAGCGGAAAGTTTAGGTGGCGTAGAAAGTTTAATTGAAGTACCTGCCATTATGACTCACGCATCTATTCCCAAAGAAAATCGTGAAGCTGTGGGAATTAAAGATGGACTCATTCGTTTATCTGTAGGAATTGAAGCAGTCGAAGATTTATTGGCTGATTTAGAAAAGGGATTACAAGCATAA
- the genA gene encoding 6-phospho-beta-glucosidase GenA yields MSILKNDFLWGGAVAAHQLEGGWDQGGKGVSVADVMTAGAHGVPRKITAGVLPDEHYPNHEAIDFYHRYQEDIQLFKELGLNCFRTSIAWTRIFPNGDEETPNEEGLRFYDALFDECLKNGIEPVVTLSHFEMPYHLVTKYGGFRNRQVIDFFVKFAEVCFTRYQKKVKYWMTFNEINNQANYEEDFAPFTNSGIAYQEGEDREAIMYQAAHYELVASARAVKIGHAINPDFQIGCMIAMVPIYPYSCNPEDMMMSVSAMQKRYWFTDVHVRGHYPSAIQCYLKRKNISLDVTEEDLTDLANGCVDYIGFSYYMSFAVKGAEKAPTFDYNEAKDLVRNPYVATSDWGWQIDPMGLRYAMNWFNDRYELPLFIVENGFGAIDELEPDGTINDTYRIAYLREHIEMMKEAVAYDGIDLMGYTPWGFIDLVSASTGEMKKRYGFIYVDKDNDGHGTLERRKKKSFAWYQQVIATNGEEL; encoded by the coding sequence ATGTCAATTTTGAAAAATGATTTTCTTTGGGGCGGCGCTGTCGCTGCTCATCAATTAGAAGGAGGCTGGGACCAAGGCGGTAAAGGGGTGAGCGTGGCGGATGTAATGACTGCCGGTGCACATGGCGTCCCTCGTAAAATTACCGCAGGCGTTTTACCAGATGAACACTATCCTAACCATGAAGCGATTGATTTTTACCATCGCTATCAAGAAGATATTCAACTATTCAAAGAACTTGGTTTAAATTGTTTCCGAACCTCTATTGCTTGGACACGAATTTTTCCTAACGGAGATGAAGAAACGCCCAATGAAGAAGGCCTTCGTTTTTATGATGCACTTTTTGACGAGTGTTTGAAAAATGGCATTGAGCCAGTTGTGACACTGTCTCACTTTGAAATGCCTTATCATTTAGTCACAAAATATGGCGGTTTTCGCAATCGCCAGGTCATTGATTTTTTTGTCAAATTTGCTGAAGTCTGTTTCACTCGTTACCAGAAAAAAGTCAAATATTGGATGACCTTTAACGAAATTAACAACCAAGCCAATTATGAAGAAGATTTTGCACCTTTTACTAACTCTGGTATTGCTTACCAAGAAGGAGAAGACCGCGAAGCAATTATGTATCAGGCTGCTCATTATGAACTAGTCGCTAGCGCACGTGCAGTGAAAATTGGCCACGCTATCAATCCCGACTTCCAAATTGGCTGTATGATTGCGATGGTGCCTATTTATCCTTATTCTTGTAATCCTGAGGATATGATGATGAGTGTTAGCGCAATGCAAAAACGTTATTGGTTTACCGATGTTCATGTCCGCGGTCATTATCCAAGTGCAATTCAATGCTATTTGAAACGAAAAAACATTTCATTAGATGTCACAGAAGAAGATTTAACTGATTTAGCTAATGGCTGTGTTGATTATATTGGCTTTAGCTATTACATGTCATTTGCTGTGAAAGGTGCAGAAAAGGCCCCTACTTTTGACTACAATGAAGCAAAAGACTTGGTGCGAAATCCTTATGTAGCAACATCTGATTGGGGTTGGCAAATCGATCCTATGGGCTTACGCTATGCAATGAATTGGTTCAATGATCGGTATGAATTACCACTTTTTATTGTCGAAAATGGCTTTGGTGCTATTGATGAGCTAGAACCAGACGGAACGATTAACGACACTTACCGAATCGCTTATTTACGTGAACATATTGAGATGATGAAAGAAGCCGTTGCGTATGACGGCATTGATTTGATGGGCTACACACCTTGGGGATTCATCGATTTAGTGAGCGCTAGTACAGGCGAAATGAAGAAACGGTATGGCTTCATTTATGTAGATAAAGACAACGATGGTCACGGAACGTTGGAACGGCGAAAGAAAAAATCGTTTGCTTGGTATCAACAAGTGATTGCTACGAATGGAGAAGAATTATAA
- a CDS encoding dihydrofolate reductase family protein, whose translation MRKQAKIDKKRKGGVDVAREVILFIAASIDGFIADKAGGVAWLEENIRGDEEDRSYDEMYEKIDTVVMGRTTYDQVTQELSPDVYFYEDKHSYIITSHPEPSTASRTFTKEDPVTLIRRLKEEDGAGIWIVGGPKVVQPLLAADLIDTFILTTIPLFLGEGIALYETMAQSIPVRLKQVYQKNELVYSIYQRENKN comes from the coding sequence TTGAGAAAACAAGCTAAAATAGATAAGAAGAGAAAAGGAGGCGTCGATGTGGCACGGGAAGTAATTTTATTTATTGCAGCGAGTATTGATGGTTTCATTGCGGACAAAGCGGGCGGTGTTGCTTGGTTAGAAGAGAATATTCGTGGCGATGAAGAAGATCGTAGTTACGATGAAATGTATGAAAAAATAGACACTGTGGTAATGGGGCGGACTACTTATGATCAAGTTACACAAGAATTGTCCCCAGATGTGTATTTTTATGAAGACAAGCATTCTTATATCATTACCTCTCATCCAGAACCATCAACTGCTTCAAGAACTTTTACCAAGGAAGATCCAGTCACATTAATTCGTCGTCTCAAAGAAGAAGACGGCGCGGGAATTTGGATTGTTGGAGGCCCAAAAGTGGTTCAACCGCTTTTGGCAGCTGATTTAATTGATACCTTCATTTTGACGACAATACCACTGTTTCTGGGTGAGGGCATTGCTCTATACGAGACAATGGCTCAATCAATCCCAGTTCGTTTAAAACAGGTTTATCAAAAAAATGAGTTGGTTTATTCGATTTATCAACGTGAAAACAAAAATTAA
- a CDS encoding PLP-dependent cysteine synthase family protein: MIAQSILDTIGATPLFEFTSEQYPMPEGTKIYAKLEYLNPGGSVKDRLGVHLLKEAMKTGKINQATTIIEPTAGNTGIGLALAASQLGLKTIFVVPEKFSQEKQQLMQALGAKIVPSPTEQGIVGAITSAQDLAKEIPNSYVPLQFENPDNPAAYYEGLGPEIVQDLGGKITSFVAGLGSGGTFAGVGRYLKEQNSKTQLWGVEPEGSILNGGPAHGHEIEGIGVEFVPPFLKQIPVDGFYTISDEDGFFWVKQLAKKSALLVGSSSGAAFAAALREARRLPAGSTIVTIFPDGSDRYLSKNIYS, translated from the coding sequence ATGATTGCTCAGTCAATTTTAGACACAATCGGAGCAACACCATTATTTGAATTTACAAGTGAACAATATCCTATGCCAGAAGGCACTAAAATTTATGCGAAACTAGAATATTTGAATCCAGGTGGCAGTGTCAAAGATCGGCTTGGTGTGCATCTTCTCAAAGAAGCAATGAAAACGGGAAAGATAAATCAAGCCACAACAATTATTGAACCGACAGCGGGGAATACAGGGATTGGACTTGCATTAGCTGCCAGTCAACTGGGCCTCAAGACAATCTTTGTTGTGCCAGAAAAATTTAGTCAGGAAAAACAACAGCTGATGCAAGCGTTAGGTGCTAAAATTGTCCCTTCGCCAACAGAGCAAGGGATTGTCGGAGCGATAACTAGTGCCCAAGACTTAGCCAAGGAAATTCCTAATAGTTACGTGCCGTTACAATTTGAAAATCCGGATAATCCTGCTGCTTACTACGAAGGATTAGGACCTGAAATTGTTCAAGACCTAGGCGGGAAGATTACTAGCTTTGTCGCAGGTTTAGGCAGTGGTGGAACGTTTGCTGGTGTTGGCAGATATCTCAAAGAACAAAATAGTAAGACGCAATTATGGGGCGTGGAGCCAGAAGGTTCAATTTTAAATGGCGGACCTGCACACGGACATGAAATCGAAGGCATTGGCGTGGAGTTCGTGCCGCCTTTTCTTAAACAGATTCCTGTGGACGGCTTTTATACCATTTCAGACGAGGATGGTTTTTTCTGGGTCAAACAATTAGCCAAGAAAAGCGCTTTGCTGGTGGGAAGCTCCAGCGGCGCAGCGTTTGCGGCGGCATTAAGAGAGGCGCGCCGCTTACCAGCAGGCAGCACAATTGTAACTATTTTTCCTGACGGTAGTGACCGTTATTTATCAAAAAATATTTATTCTTAG
- the genR gene encoding MurR/RpiR family transcriptional regulator, translated as MFDLEKVQTLNELEMLVYHYVLEHLHQIPQQTIRQLATSCHVSTSTILRFCNKMGYAGFSELKYAVKEEAKQTQTFENFYDATVHVDAFLKKLNQETYYEMLRPAIQMIVQARHVAFTGIGTSGILGSYGSRYFANLNINSYSIADPFTPIPKRGFENTLALILSVSGETNEMIKQMTDFKTAGAKVLSITNNQHSTIARLADYNISYYMPDERSPFADKSVNTTTQIPVIALIELLAHQASQLLKELDETPF; from the coding sequence TTGTTTGATTTAGAGAAGGTTCAGACCTTGAATGAATTAGAAATGCTCGTTTACCATTATGTATTGGAACATCTGCACCAAATCCCTCAACAGACCATTCGTCAACTGGCTACTTCCTGTCATGTCTCCACCTCAACGATTCTACGATTTTGTAACAAAATGGGCTATGCTGGTTTTTCCGAATTAAAATATGCAGTGAAAGAAGAAGCCAAACAAACACAAACGTTTGAAAATTTTTATGATGCCACGGTTCACGTCGATGCTTTTTTGAAAAAATTAAACCAAGAAACCTATTACGAAATGCTTCGTCCAGCAATTCAAATGATTGTTCAAGCACGTCACGTTGCCTTTACTGGCATTGGTACTAGCGGAATTTTAGGTAGTTATGGCAGTCGTTATTTTGCCAACTTAAATATCAATTCTTACAGTATTGCTGACCCCTTTACGCCTATCCCCAAGCGCGGATTTGAAAATACATTAGCCTTGATTCTGTCTGTATCTGGGGAAACCAATGAAATGATTAAACAAATGACCGATTTTAAAACAGCTGGCGCCAAAGTACTAAGCATTACCAACAATCAACATTCAACTATTGCCCGCTTGGCTGACTACAACATCTCCTATTATATGCCCGACGAACGTTCTCCATTTGCAGATAAATCAGTTAATACAACCACTCAAATCCCTGTCATTGCTTTAATTGAACTCCTAGCTCATCAAGCAAGTCAACTTTTAAAGGAACTAGATGAAACCCCTTTCTAG
- the genB gene encoding PTS sugar transporter subunit IIC, translating to MNEWINEKLLPPVLKFVNTKAITALRNGMLYTMPFTIVGSVFLLLANFPVTAISEWVNASGLAVYFNQAYGASFAIMSLFAVIGIAYSYVKSEGFEGLPAGMIAMVVFILFMSSEVKDAVSGAVVGNVINKDWTAGKGMITAIIVGLLVGVVYSWFLRHDIRIKLPEAVPENVANSFTALIPASVIVTGAMLIFILLDKVFNTTFFDFIYEVLQSPLQGVTDSLGGALLLGFVIPLFWFFGVHGSTIVGGIMGPILQANSLENTEILKSGKDLTLANGGHIVTQQFLDQFLTVTGAGMTIGLVVFMVFFAKSAQFKQLGRLSIGPAVFNINEPIVFATPIVMNPIMAVPFIITPIVSSVVTYFALYTGLVPLFTAVQVPWTTPPIISGLLVGGWQAALLQVVVLTMSFFIYLPFAKKMDALNYAEETNQPITEETLEKVEAQNV from the coding sequence ATGAACGAATGGATTAACGAGAAATTATTACCTCCAGTACTAAAATTCGTCAATACCAAAGCAATTACTGCCTTACGGAACGGGATGCTTTACACGATGCCTTTTACCATTGTTGGTTCCGTGTTTCTTCTATTAGCGAATTTCCCAGTTACAGCTATTTCTGAATGGGTTAACGCAAGCGGTCTGGCTGTTTATTTCAATCAAGCATATGGGGCATCTTTTGCGATTATGTCGTTATTTGCGGTCATCGGTATTGCCTACTCATATGTAAAAAGCGAGGGATTTGAAGGCCTCCCAGCGGGCATGATTGCCATGGTGGTTTTCATTTTGTTTATGTCATCTGAAGTCAAAGATGCGGTTTCTGGCGCAGTAGTTGGCAATGTCATCAACAAAGATTGGACAGCTGGCAAAGGGATGATTACAGCTATTATTGTTGGTTTGTTAGTCGGCGTTGTATATAGTTGGTTTTTACGTCATGATATTCGTATCAAATTACCAGAAGCTGTACCAGAAAATGTGGCCAATTCCTTTACTGCGTTAATTCCTGCCAGTGTCATTGTAACTGGTGCAATGCTAATTTTCATTCTTCTAGATAAAGTCTTCAATACGACATTCTTTGACTTTATTTACGAAGTGCTACAATCACCACTTCAAGGAGTCACAGATTCACTAGGTGGCGCATTACTATTAGGTTTTGTCATTCCCCTCTTTTGGTTTTTCGGTGTTCACGGGTCAACAATCGTTGGCGGTATCATGGGCCCTATTTTACAAGCAAACTCTTTAGAAAATACCGAAATTTTGAAATCAGGAAAAGACTTAACACTGGCTAATGGTGGCCATATTGTTACACAACAATTTTTAGATCAATTTTTAACGGTCACTGGTGCGGGCATGACAATCGGGTTAGTCGTGTTCATGGTTTTCTTTGCCAAATCAGCTCAGTTTAAGCAATTAGGTCGGCTTTCAATTGGGCCAGCTGTTTTCAATATTAACGAGCCAATTGTCTTTGCTACACCTATCGTGATGAACCCAATCATGGCTGTGCCGTTCATTATCACACCGATTGTTTCTTCTGTTGTGACATATTTTGCCTTGTACACAGGACTGGTTCCTCTCTTTACTGCGGTACAAGTTCCCTGGACTACTCCTCCAATCATTTCTGGACTTTTAGTTGGTGGTTGGCAAGCAGCGTTGCTTCAAGTAGTGGTACTGACGATGAGTTTCTTTATCTATTTACCGTTTGCTAAAAAAATGGATGCACTTAACTACGCAGAAGAAACCAATCAACCGATTACTGAAGAAACCCTTGAAAAAGTCGAAGCACAAAACGTATAA
- a CDS encoding CopY/TcrY family copper transport repressor translates to MAKDKLATITDAEWEVMRVIWTQGKTTSREVHTLLNEKKEWKSTTVKTLLSRLTDKGLVGTEKVGNKYIYYPLVEERRSVETVADELLAKVCSRKVGSVVETILTESQLSYDDLDRLEELLKEKRKTAVESVPCNCIPGQCQCHLI, encoded by the coding sequence ATGGCAAAAGATAAATTAGCGACAATTACTGATGCAGAGTGGGAAGTCATGCGGGTTATTTGGACCCAAGGCAAGACCACGAGTCGTGAAGTGCATACACTTTTAAATGAGAAGAAAGAATGGAAATCAACGACCGTCAAGACGTTACTAAGTCGTTTAACAGATAAAGGGTTAGTTGGAACGGAGAAAGTAGGCAATAAATATATTTATTATCCGCTAGTAGAAGAACGTCGGAGCGTTGAAACGGTGGCAGATGAACTTTTAGCCAAAGTGTGCAGCCGTAAAGTTGGTTCCGTGGTGGAAACAATTTTAACAGAGAGTCAGTTGAGTTATGACGATTTGGATCGATTAGAGGAACTCTTGAAAGAGAAGCGCAAGACGGCGGTTGAATCCGTCCCTTGCAACTGTATTCCTGGTCAATGCCAATGTCATTTAATTTAA
- a CDS encoding TrkH family potassium uptake protein produces the protein MKHQIKRRLYISPVQTIVLGFFLLIVVGTILLMMPFSAQAGQKTQWIDAFFVATSAVCVTGLSPLNTAEHWSPIGQVIIMILIELGGLGFLTVATIFFSLLRKKASLSVRMLYQEALNVSEVSGVFRLMKYIMKFAAIIQLLGAFLLSFQFVPTFGWKKGLFFSLFHAVSAFCNAGFDLLGDSMVPYQNSPYLLLVISFLIIAGGLGFIVWRDIFTMIKGYKNKIKHRVSIHTRLALTVTATFLVLGTVIFYISEYRHFPADMSFWQRLVNSWFLSVTPRTAGFYSVDYLKMSNPGLIVTILWMFIGGTSGSTAGGLKTTTFGVLFLQFRAIFKGKQRVEFHERTIPERVVLQAFTLFFLATFLCVTASVILSFTETLPLKNGIEYIVFEVISAFGTVGLTMGLTPDLTVFGKLVIIFLMFVGRVGVYTVLLSLIKKGLESQSKVQYPKESVMIG, from the coding sequence ATGAAACATCAGATCAAAAGAAGGTTGTATATTTCACCTGTTCAAACAATTGTCTTAGGCTTTTTTCTATTAATTGTTGTAGGCACAATCTTATTAATGATGCCTTTTTCTGCACAAGCTGGACAAAAAACGCAATGGATTGATGCTTTTTTCGTGGCAACTTCCGCCGTCTGTGTTACAGGGCTTTCGCCTTTGAATACGGCGGAACATTGGAGTCCTATCGGGCAAGTTATTATTATGATTTTGATTGAATTAGGCGGCTTAGGCTTTTTAACCGTTGCCACGATTTTCTTTAGTTTGCTGCGGAAAAAAGCGTCACTAAGTGTACGGATGTTGTATCAAGAAGCGTTAAATGTTAGTGAAGTTTCCGGAGTTTTTCGTTTAATGAAATATATTATGAAGTTTGCGGCCATTATTCAATTACTTGGAGCCTTCTTGTTGTCCTTTCAATTTGTGCCAACATTTGGGTGGAAAAAAGGGTTGTTTTTTAGTCTCTTCCATGCCGTTTCGGCATTTTGTAATGCTGGCTTTGATTTGCTAGGGGATAGTATGGTTCCTTATCAAAATTCGCCTTATCTTTTACTAGTCATTAGCTTTTTAATTATAGCTGGTGGTTTAGGATTTATTGTGTGGCGCGATATTTTTACAATGATTAAAGGCTATAAAAATAAAATTAAGCACCGTGTTAGTATTCATACACGCCTTGCTTTAACGGTGACCGCCACCTTTTTAGTCTTAGGGACCGTTATTTTTTACATTTCAGAATATCGCCATTTTCCAGCTGACATGTCTTTTTGGCAGCGTCTTGTCAACAGTTGGTTCTTGTCGGTTACACCAAGAACGGCTGGCTTTTATTCAGTTGATTATTTGAAAATGAGTAATCCAGGCCTGATTGTCACGATTTTGTGGATGTTTATTGGTGGCACTTCAGGATCAACCGCTGGCGGCTTGAAAACCACTACGTTTGGTGTGTTATTTTTACAATTTCGTGCAATTTTTAAAGGGAAACAGCGAGTGGAATTCCATGAACGCACAATTCCTGAGCGAGTAGTGCTCCAAGCGTTTACTTTGTTCTTCTTGGCAACTTTTTTATGTGTAACTGCTTCGGTTATTCTCTCGTTTACAGAAACATTACCTTTAAAAAACGGGATTGAGTATATCGTTTTTGAAGTGATTTCTGCATTTGGAACGGTCGGTTTAACAATGGGGTTAACACCAGATTTAACTGTTTTTGGTAAACTGGTGATTATTTTTCTAATGTTCGTCGGTCGTGTGGGTGTGTACACGGTGTTATTGTCATTAATTAAGAAAGGCTTGGAAAGTCAGTCGAAAGTTCAATATCCAAAAGAATCAGTGATGATTGGTTAA